The nucleotide sequence AAACTTTTGCTTTTTTTGCAGCAATTTGTTTCATAATATCTTGCAAAGGAGAATGCTCAAACCACGAAACCGTGAGCGAACGATAAGCTGCTTCGTCATCCGCTAACTCACGGATAACTTCCATTTCGGTGCGCGCGTGCGATAACATATCCACAAAATTATAAACAATTACATTCAGCTTATTGCCCATTAAATTATTAATGTTTTCGGCTAATTTTTTTCCGTTGGCGTGTGTGGTAATTTTGTTGTACGAAAATTTTATATCCTTCCCCCAGCGTTTTAATTGCGCGGCTAAAAAATCTTCTTCGTGTAAATTTTTTCCTTCGTCTTCTTCGTCATTAATCCACATTGTTGGAAATTTTTTTTCTATTTCAGATGGCATTAAACCTGCAAATAAAGCATTCCGGGCGTATTGTGTAACAGAAGGCAAAATGCTAAAAAATATTTCTTCGGTATCTGTTCGGAAATAATCATTTAAAATAGGTTGTAATAATTTCCATTGATCGTAACGTAAATTATCTATCAGAATTAAGAAAACACAATCGTCTTTTTCGAGCATCGGAGCTAATTTGTTTTTTAGCAAAGTATGCGAAAGAAGCGGAGTTTCAGTGCTTTTTCCATTTAGCCAATTCAAATAGTTTTTTTCGATAAATTTTCCGAATAATTTATTGGCTTCTGTTTTTTGCATTTTCAAAATTTCCGCCATACTCTCGTCGTTGGATTTGTCCAATTCCAACTCCCAATAAATTAATTTTTTATACACCTCTTCCCATTCTTTCAAGCTTAATCGGTCGCTTAACGACATCCCAATATTGCGAAATTCTTGCTGATAATTCAAAGTTGTTTTTTCGCTTACCAAACGTTTTTTATCCAATGTTTTTTTAAGTGAGGAAAGCAATTGTTTTGGATTGACAGGTTTTATAAGGTAATCCGAAATTTTTGAACCAATCGCGTCTTCCATAATGGATTCCTCTTCGCTTTTGGTAATCATCACTACGGGAAGATCTGCGTGTGTGTTTTTTATCCGCGAAAGCGTTTCCAAACCAGATAATCCAGGCATATTTTCATCCAACAAAACAATGTTGAAATTATTTTTTGCAATCAATTCAAGCGCTTCGTCGCCGCTGTTAGCAGTGGTTACGTGATATCCTTTTTCTTCTAAAAAAAGAATGTGCGGTTTCAAATGGCTAATTTCATCATCAGCCCACAATACGGTTACTTTTTCCATAAAAAAGATATATCTTCATTCCCGATTTATTCGGTTTATAAAGGTAGTTAAAAATTAGGAAAAAAAAGTTTAGTACCTAAATTAGGAAAGATAAAATACTCCAAAAACCCTTAAAATAAAAGGTTTTAAAGTAGTTTGAAAAAATATTTTTTTAACATGATTTAACAGAAAACGATTTGAAACCAAACAAAAGAAAGATAATAAATGATCCTGTTTATGGATTTATCAGCATTCCTGACGAATTAACTTTTGATCTCATCGAACATCCGTATTTCCAGCGTTTGCGGCGTATCAAACAATTGGGATTAACCAATTTAGTATATCCGGGCGCTTTGCATACACGTTTCCATCACGCGCTTGGCGCGATGCATTTGATGGGCGAAGCAATTGATGTGATTCGTTCGAAAGGTCATAAAATAAGCGCGAAAGAAGCACAGGCTGTGAATGTCGCGATTTTATTGCACGATATTGGGCACGGTCCTTTTTCGCATGCGCTGGAAAAAAGTATTGTCCACAATATCAGTCACGAGGACATTTCCGAGCTTTTTATGAAAAAATTAAATACAGAATTTAACGGAAAACTTTCGCTCGCCATTCAAATTTTTAAAAACGAATACAAAAAAAAGTTTCTGCATCAGCTTGTTTCCAGTCAGTTGGATATGGACAGGTTGGATTATTTGAAGCGCGATAGTTTTTACACGGGCGTTTCCGAAGGCGTTATCAGTTCCGACAGAATTATTAAAATGTTGAATGTGGTAAACGATGAATTGGTGGTGGAAGCGAAAGGAATTTATTCCATCGAAAAATTTATTATTGCTCGTAGATTGATGTATTGGCAAGTGTATTTGCATAAAACGGTACTTTCTGCGGAACATTTATTAATACAAATTTTAAAACGAGCAAAAGAATTAGCGCTTCAAAAAGTAGAATTATTTTGCACTCCCGCTTTTCGCGAATTTCTATATCATCATCACACAAAAAATAATTTTTTGAAGGACGAAAATTTGCTTCAGATTTTTTCTGAATTGGACGACACCGATATTTTTGCTTCTGTAAAAGCTTGGACGAAGTGCGAAGACTTTGTACTTTCCACGCTTTGTCAAAAAATGGTCAATCGAAAATTGTATAAAACCGAATTGCAAAATCAACCTTTTGATGAAAAAATAATTTCGGCGTATCAACAAAAAACAAAAAAATATTTTGGTATTGATGAAAAGGAAATTTCCTATTTTACATTTACTGGAAATGTAACAAATAATGCTTATTTGCCGAGCGATATTCGTATCAATATTTTATTCAAAAATGGCGATGTAACGGATATTGCTGCCGCTTCCGATCAATTAAATATTTCGATGCTTTCCAAAACGGTGAGAAAATATTTTCTGTGTTTTCCGAAAGAAATTTTAGTACCTTGAAAAAATATTTTTTCGGACAGGTAAATTTGGAAGACATTTTTCTTATTTGTTTCTTTGTGATTGCCAGTAAATTATGAAAACAAAAAGTAGTATCGTCCCTGCACAAAATTATTCCGTTTACATCGGCGAAAATGTGTTTACGGAGATCACACATTTTTTTCAAAAACCAACCTCTCAAAGCGAACGCAAAATTTTTATTTTGGTGGACGAAAATTCCTTGAAACATTGTTTACCCAAATTAATTGAAGAAGTTTTTTTTCTCGAAAAGGCTGAGATCATTGAAATAGAAAGCGGCGAAGAAAATAAGAACATTGAAATTTGCACACAGATTTGGCGCACGCTAAGTGAATTGGGAGCTGATAGAAAATCGTTGCTCATTAATTTAGGTGGCGGCGTAATCAGCGATATGGGCGGATTTATTGCTTCTACATTTAAGCGCGGTATTGATTTTATTAATATTCCAACCACTTTATTATCGCAAGTAGATGCTTCTGTTGGCGGAAAAACAGGAATTGATTTAGATCATCTGAAAAATGAAATTGGCTTGTTTAGCTCGCCACGAGCGGTTTACATTTATCCGCCTTTTTTAAAAACAGTCAATAAAAAACAATTATTTTCTGGCTTTGCCGAAATGCTGAAACATGCTTTGGTGGCAGATAAAACGTATTGGGAAGAATTAAAAAATATCGATGTAAATACTATTTCGGAATTAGAAAAAAATATTTTTACTTCCGTGAAAATTAAAAATGAAATTGTGCTGAAAGATCCTTCCGAAACAGGAATTCGAAAAGCATTAAATTTCGGACATACTATTGGTCATGCCTTGGAAAGTTATGCGCTCGAAAGTGATGGAAAACCTTTGTTGCATGGAGAAGCAGTAGCCATTGGAATGATTTGTGAAGCATTTATTTCGTACAAAAAAAAGTTTTTGTCGGCTGCCGAATTGCAAGAAATTACGGAAACTATTTTGACTAATTTTGAGGTAGTAAAATTAAATTATTTCGATACAAACCGTTTGATGGAATTAATGAAACACGATAAGAAAAATGATACAGGAATTATTAATTTCACGCTATTAAATGGCATCGGAAATGTTTCCATCAATCAATCTTGTAATGCAGAAATGATTATAAAATCGCTCCACTATTATACGGAAGAAACGAATATGTTAAGCGCTCAATCCTCCTGAAATGATTTATCAAATCTCGAAAAAAAACAAAAATTTATTCGGTACTATTCATCTCACTACTTCTAAAAGTGAAAGCAATCGCGTGTTGATTATTCAGCAATTGTGTAAAGATATTTTCGAGATAAAAAACATCGCGGAAGCGCAGGATACGGAAACGATGAAAACTATTTTAGCGCAGTTAAAAAAAAATAATTTTCAATTTGGAAAAACAAAAGAATATGATGTCGGCGCTGCCGGAACAACGATGCGATTTTTATGTGCATTTTTCGCGACACAAAAAGGAACGCACATTTTAACGGGCTCGCAAAGGATGAAAGAACGCCCGATTAAAATATTGGTGGATGCCTTGCGAGCATTAGGCGCAAAGATTGATTATTTGGGTGAAGAAGGATATCCTCCATTAAAAATTGAAGGCAAAGAATTGAAAGGTGGAGAAATTGAAGTGGACGGAAACGTAAGCAGTCAGTACATCTCCGCATTATTATTAATTGCGCCTGTTTTATTTGGTGGCTTGACGATACATTTTAAAGGTGCTGCTAAATCGCGTCCTTATATCAACATGACATTGAAAATTATGGAATATTTTGGTGTGTATGGTAACTGGCACGACAATGCAATTTCCATTAGCAAGCAAGATTATTACATAGAAAAAGAACAGGCTTTTTATGACATTGAAGGAGATTGGAGTGCGGCTTCGTATTGGTATGCGATGGCGGCTTTAGCTGAAAATGTGGATTTAAAAATTATCGGATTGAAAAAAGAAAGTTTGCAAGGCGACAGTGTAGTGGCGGAATTATTTTCTTTTTTCGGAGTGAAAACAACGTTCATAGAAAATGGAATTTTGTTGACGAAAACAAAAGTTGAAGAAGCACATTTTGGATTTGATTTTTCGGATTGTCCAGATATTGTGCAAACGGTTGCTGTTACTGCTGCTGCACTAAAAATAACTTTTTTTCTGAATGGATTATCAACGCTTAAAATTAAAGAAACAGATCGTATTCAGGCTTTGATAAATGAATTTAAAAAGATAAATATTATTGCCAAAGAAGCTTTGCCGAACACCTTGGAAGCACGCGAAATGCCAATAGAAATAGACGTAACAAAAGAAATTCGTTTTGAGACATACGAAGATCACCGCATGGCGATGGCATTTTCGGCGTTTGCATTGGTGTATGATAAAATAGAAATTGAAGATCCGGAAGTTGTAAAAAAGTCGTATCCCAACTTTTGGAACGATTTAAAAATCTTGCAATTTGATGTGAAAGAAACAACTCCGGAAAAATAATTTTTCGAAATGCAAAAAAAACAATCCCAAAAAAATCCTGAAAAAGAGCATCCGAAAAAATATTTTTTCACACGGAAAATAAAAATTTCTTTTTTTCTGATTGCGCTTTGTATATTGATTTACGGGAACGGAATAAAAAACAATTTTGCGCTGGACGATGAATTTGTAACACTTAATAATCCGCAAATTGAGAAAGGTTTTAAGGGCATTCCTGAAATTTTTACGACACGTTATGCCGTTAATCAATTGCAAAATTACGGCTACCGACCCATCGTAAAAGTAACGTACGCCATCGAATATCAGCTTTTTGGAAAAAATCCACATATCAGTCATTTTATTAATATTTTGATTTATGCGCTCACGTGTATTTTTTTGTTTTTTTTATTGGAAAAATTATTTAAAAATGCACATTTCATATTACCACTTCTCATCACCATATTATTTTTGGTGCTTCCGCTGCACTCGGAAGTGGTGGATAGTTTGAAAAACAGAGATTGTTTGCTGAGCTTTTTTGGAAGTCTCGTTTCACTTTATTTTTTTCTGAAGTATACAGAATCTGAAAAAATTAGATTTTTATTTTTTGGAAGCTTTGTATTTGCCTTTGCCTGGTTATCAAAGATGGATGTAATGACATTTTTAGCCATTATTCCACTGACACTTTATTTTTTTACAAAAACAACTCCTAAAAAAATATTTTTTGTAATAGGTGCTATCCTTATTGGTTTGATTGCAATGCGTATAGGTGTTAAATTGTTAATGCATGATAATCCTACTATTCGTTCGTATATTTTTATCGAAAATCCACTTTATATCCATAAAGGAAATCTTTTTTCACGCATCCCAATTGGATTTTTCACACTTGCTTATTATTATAAATTACTTGTTTTTCCGGTGTATTTGACGTGCTATTATGGTTATAATACTATCCCGATAACGGAACCTAATTATTTAATAATACTCGTTTCTGGAATATTTACGCTTGCTATTACTGGATGGGCAGTCTATAAAATAAAAACGAAAAAAATTATTTTTTTCGGGATACTTTATTTTTTTATCACCGCTTCGATGTTTTTAAATGTGGTAGTTCCAGCAGTAGGCATTATTGCAGAACGATTTATGTACATTCCTTCGCTTGGTTTTTGCATCGTTGTAGCTATTTTAATTTTCGATTTTTTTAAAATTCCATATAAAAATACGGTTCAAAAAATTAATTTTTCGGAGCATAAAAATTTCTTTTTTCTTGTAAGTATTTTACTCGTATTGTGTTCGTGTCGCGTTATTATTCGTAATCCAGATTGGAAAAATCATTACACACTTTATGCGCACGATATTAAGAATGTTCCGGAGTCAGCAAAACTACATGCTTTGTTGGCAGCCAAAAGTCTCTCTTTTATTTATGATAATACAAATCATTATTCTCAATCTGATAAAGTGAAATTTGCCAATGATGTAGTTAC is from Bacteroidia bacterium and encodes:
- a CDS encoding PglZ domain-containing protein; its protein translation is MEKVTVLWADDEISHLKPHILFLEEKGYHVTTANSGDEALELIAKNNFNIVLLDENMPGLSGLETLSRIKNTHADLPVVMITKSEEESIMEDAIGSKISDYLIKPVNPKQLLSSLKKTLDKKRLVSEKTTLNYQQEFRNIGMSLSDRLSLKEWEEVYKKLIYWELELDKSNDESMAEILKMQKTEANKLFGKFIEKNYLNWLNGKSTETPLLSHTLLKNKLAPMLEKDDCVFLILIDNLRYDQWKLLQPILNDYFRTDTEEIFFSILPSVTQYARNALFAGLMPSEIEKKFPTMWINDEEDEGKNLHEEDFLAAQLKRWGKDIKFSYNKITTHANGKKLAENINNLMGNKLNVIVYNFVDMLSHARTEMEVIRELADDEAAYRSLTVSWFEHSPLQDIMKQIAAKKAKVLLTTDHGTIKVTEPSKVIGDKNTNTNLRYKQGKSLDYVAKDVFEIKNPADAFLPKQHVSTRFVFAKEDLFFAYPNNYNHYVTYYRNTFQHGGVSMEEMMIPVITLSAK
- a CDS encoding HD domain-containing protein, which codes for MKPNKRKIINDPVYGFISIPDELTFDLIEHPYFQRLRRIKQLGLTNLVYPGALHTRFHHALGAMHLMGEAIDVIRSKGHKISAKEAQAVNVAILLHDIGHGPFSHALEKSIVHNISHEDISELFMKKLNTEFNGKLSLAIQIFKNEYKKKFLHQLVSSQLDMDRLDYLKRDSFYTGVSEGVISSDRIIKMLNVVNDELVVEAKGIYSIEKFIIARRLMYWQVYLHKTVLSAEHLLIQILKRAKELALQKVELFCTPAFREFLYHHHTKNNFLKDENLLQIFSELDDTDIFASVKAWTKCEDFVLSTLCQKMVNRKLYKTELQNQPFDEKIISAYQQKTKKYFGIDEKEISYFTFTGNVTNNAYLPSDIRINILFKNGDVTDIAAASDQLNISMLSKTVRKYFLCFPKEILVP
- the aroB gene encoding 3-dehydroquinate synthase; the encoded protein is MKTKSSIVPAQNYSVYIGENVFTEITHFFQKPTSQSERKIFILVDENSLKHCLPKLIEEVFFLEKAEIIEIESGEENKNIEICTQIWRTLSELGADRKSLLINLGGGVISDMGGFIASTFKRGIDFINIPTTLLSQVDASVGGKTGIDLDHLKNEIGLFSSPRAVYIYPPFLKTVNKKQLFSGFAEMLKHALVADKTYWEELKNIDVNTISELEKNIFTSVKIKNEIVLKDPSETGIRKALNFGHTIGHALESYALESDGKPLLHGEAVAIGMICEAFISYKKKFLSAAELQEITETILTNFEVVKLNYFDTNRLMELMKHDKKNDTGIINFTLLNGIGNVSINQSCNAEMIIKSLHYYTEETNMLSAQSS
- the aroA gene encoding 3-phosphoshikimate 1-carboxyvinyltransferase produces the protein MIYQISKKNKNLFGTIHLTTSKSESNRVLIIQQLCKDIFEIKNIAEAQDTETMKTILAQLKKNNFQFGKTKEYDVGAAGTTMRFLCAFFATQKGTHILTGSQRMKERPIKILVDALRALGAKIDYLGEEGYPPLKIEGKELKGGEIEVDGNVSSQYISALLLIAPVLFGGLTIHFKGAAKSRPYINMTLKIMEYFGVYGNWHDNAISISKQDYYIEKEQAFYDIEGDWSAASYWYAMAALAENVDLKIIGLKKESLQGDSVVAELFSFFGVKTTFIENGILLTKTKVEEAHFGFDFSDCPDIVQTVAVTAAALKITFFLNGLSTLKIKETDRIQALINEFKKINIIAKEALPNTLEAREMPIEIDVTKEIRFETYEDHRMAMAFSAFALVYDKIEIEDPEVVKKSYPNFWNDLKILQFDVKETTPEK
- a CDS encoding tetratricopeptide repeat protein translates to MQKKQSQKNPEKEHPKKYFFTRKIKISFFLIALCILIYGNGIKNNFALDDEFVTLNNPQIEKGFKGIPEIFTTRYAVNQLQNYGYRPIVKVTYAIEYQLFGKNPHISHFINILIYALTCIFLFFLLEKLFKNAHFILPLLITILFLVLPLHSEVVDSLKNRDCLLSFFGSLVSLYFFLKYTESEKIRFLFFGSFVFAFAWLSKMDVMTFLAIIPLTLYFFTKTTPKKIFFVIGAILIGLIAMRIGVKLLMHDNPTIRSYIFIENPLYIHKGNLFSRIPIGFFTLAYYYKLLVFPVYLTCYYGYNTIPITEPNYLIILVSGIFTLAITGWAVYKIKTKKIIFFGILYFFITASMFLNVVVPAVGIIAERFMYIPSLGFCIVVAILIFDFFKIPYKNTVQKINFSEHKNFFFLVSILLVLCSCRVIIRNPDWKNHYTLYAHDIKNVPESAKLHALLAAKSLSFIYDNTNHYSQSDKVKFANDVVTNYEDAIRIYPDYVTSLNNLGMAYYAFFKRYKEAMPLFEKALAIDSTYVEAYYNLAFCRQLTGDFPSAEKLYLKSIALRPDFLKSYTNLTVVYISEQRYDEAINLNQNAIIAGYKSSVYYVDIGNVYMARKAAVNAIQWYKKGLEIDPENEDIKKYLANYYRQNKP